The Fictibacillus phosphorivorans genomic sequence AATACATATGAATCACATTGATACACAGCATCAAATACTTAAACAGCTTTTTAAAAATTCAGCTGAGATTTCTCAATTAAAGAATAATTCACCTCTGTTTAGAAACAAACTGCTAAATACTCCATTTACTTTTAAAAATAAATCACAAGAAAATTATATTAAATGGATACTCAATAAAACCCATTTTCAATTTTTTTTAATGCCTTTAGAGAAAAATGGCATTATAACACTAGTAAAGCATAACTTTAATAGTTTAGTAGGATTAAGATTTTGTGATGACTTAACACCAATAACTAAAAAGATCTTTGATAAAAAGTATGGCTATGCGGTAGAAGTTGTGTATTTGCATTCATTTAAAAAAGGTGAAGGCTCCAACATTTTAAGAGAACTAGATAATCTTATGATAAAAATAGAGATCCCATTAGTTTTATATACTGAAAAGAAAGATTTAATAAGATTTTATGAAGAGCGTGGATTTGTGAATTATGGTATTCAAGGAGATAACAAAGAATATCTAATGATTAAATTTCCGTGATTTAATATTTTACAAGCTCGCGTTTATTTTGAAGATTGAAGTTTATAAGAATGAAGAGCATCCGATATAAGAATCGGGTGTTTTTTCTTTTAGAAAGGAGAATTAATCTTGAGTGACTGGTTAGATAAAACAATAAAGTACTTATTAATAGTAGGATTAGTAATATTCATTTTTATTATTACAATTGGATTTGTTAATGCAATAGGAAAGGATTATAAATATGCCATTGTTGGCTTATTAGGATCTGTTATAGGTGGATTTTTAACATTAATAGGTGTTTGGTGGACATTAAAGGAGCAATATAAAACGAATTTTTTAAATGATTTTCCTAAGAAAATTAGAAGTTTTGATGAATTAAAACAAAAAATAAAAAATATTAATAGTGAAACATTTTTCTTAGAGTCTGAACTTCACTCTGCTAATTTGGACAAAATGTATGATCAATTACTAGAGGATTTAAGAATGCTTACAGTTGATTTAGACGGTTCATCATATTTTATTGTAAATAAGCTAGATGGGCTATTTAAGGCATATAAAAAAGAAAAGAGGGAGGTATCAAGTTATTTTTTAACTGGACCAAATAACTATCCAATGCTGACAGAAGAATCAAAACGCGAAATTAAAAAAATTCAAGAAAAGTATGACCTTATTATATTAAACATAACAAATGATTTAGAAGAACATGGCAAAGTGCTGCTTAACCAGTACTTTAAATACAAAGAGTAATGGCGGAAGAACGGCAGAGCATTAAGCTTATAAGGTGTTAATATGATATTAAGCAAAAGAATTGAACGGACAGCCAATGGGTTGTCTTTTTTGTTTGAAGGAAATTGTTTCCTTTTGCCGAATTTCATCTGGTGGAAGGGGATAAAAGCTTATGAATTTCGAAACAAAATATTTAATAAGATGGGGAATACCGGGTTGGGTTTTTTTGTTTTTTCTATTTTCTACTATTGTTGTAGGGAAAGATTTATCAGTCGTTACTATGTTAAAAACCGGTGGCACAAAGTCTGTTGGATTAGTTATCGCATTGGCTGGAATCGGAGTACCAATAGGCTACATGTTTCATCAGGTCAATTTCGGAATACATTGGTTTGGTAAACAGAACTTATCTAAAAATATAGGTTACATATCCAATTTGCTTATTGATGTTGATGAAAGTAAAGATATAACAGGGGAAAATGTAGAAGATTATTATCTTATCGAATACTTAATGCACAATGAACTTTCAAAGTTAGATGAACCAAGATTAAATTACCTTTCAGAAAGATATAGGCACTTACTTTCAACAACTCATAGCCTAGGAGCTCTTCGTCAAAGCCTATTTGCGGCTAGTATATTTCCATTGGTATTTTTCTTTAACACATGGCATTTTGAAATATTACTGATAACAATTGTTTGCCTAGGTATGTTCTGGAAAATAGGTCAAAATTATAATTATTACTCAAAAAAAACAATGTATTTTCAAGGGAGATTAATAAAGGATTTATTAAAAAAATAAATAACATTCACAGCACCTTTATTATAGGGTGCTTTTTATTTTGTACTCCATTCCTGTTAATGCAACATTCTCCACTCTAATGTTGCACCTTCCTATCATCGTGACCACAGCGATTAAGGAGTGGATCGTGGGGGTTTAGGAGTTGAGTTGATATATTGTATATGTCAAATTAAGCACCCACCATATCTTGTTATATATGTATCAAACAACATATATGTCATTTACTCTCCATCCTACTCCCTCTACATAGACTAATTCAGTCTTTACCACCATTCTTTCAGTAGATCCTACACTGTTGTAGTTTGTTGATATTTTGAACTCATTTAGAAATTCAATCTCGCTTTTAGACACTTGATGTTTAAAAAGTTTGATGTTCGAGATAGAAGACGAGACGTTTTCTTTTGACTGGGGTATTCCGTTACCTGAAGGATGCGTTGCTTTATAGCCTGCTTTGGTCATGAGGGGTTTGATATTCTGATACCGCTCAATCGGGTTGTTATAGGTAAAGAAAGACTTTAAGAACTTTCTGTTCACTTGTTCCGCTTGAGATGTTCAATGTGAGAGACCGCTTCTGCTTGTTGTTTGTAGTTCTCCTGATTGGCTCGTACTTCACTCAATTAGCAATAATCCTATTCGTAAAATTCAATACAAAATCCTGAGCATATACCTAAAATGAAATTTTTCATAAGTATTAGTTGTCATATATGCATCAAAAGTACCGAATAAATTGTACCAAATAAGGAAAACTGGATACTTTTACTCCAATAATCAATTGGAAATTTTCATAGTTTCATTTTCTAAGGAAATGTTTCTAAAACATTACTCATAAGGTATAATTTGGATAATTGGCAGGTGGGTTATATGAAATCATGGGAAAAGATCAGATATTTTCGTAAAAAATCGAATATATCGCAAAATTCACTTTCTGAGGGGATATGTTCAGTTTCTTACTTAAGTAAAATTGAGAACGGTCAAAACGAACCTTCTGAAGAGATTCTTCTATTGTTAGGTAACCGTTTAGGGATTGACTTAAGTGAGATAGAACAAGAAGATACTTCAATAGAAAAAATACGATTATGGTTTAAGTATATATTCAAAAGAGACATATTGAACGCAAATAAATTATATACAGAGATAAAAGATTTTAATGGCCATAAAATTGAAACCACCATACGTTATAAGATCATCCAGAGTCTGCATCATTTAATCATAGAATCTCAGTATTCAATCGTTGAAGAAAATGTAAGAGAGCTTAATTTGAGTAATGAGATATTAAAAGAGACAGACCTTTTTTATCTAAGTCTAGTCAAGGGGGTGTATCATTACTATAAAGAAAATTATTCAGATTCATATACCTATTTTAAAAAAGCTGAACAACATATATCCAAGGTAGAACTTCAAAGCTGGGAAAAAGGATATTTATACTACCTGTTAGCTTTAGCCGCTAATAAGCTTTGGAAAAATTTGATTTGCCTGGAATATACCAGGGCGGCTTTAAATATCTTTGAGGAACTGTACGAATTTAAAAGATGTGCAGATTGTCGTATTCTATCGGGAATCATTAACCAGCGAATAGAAAATTGGAAAGAAGCTACTAAACAACTTGAACTAGCAGAGACAATTGCTGATTCCTTTTCCGACGATAAACTCAAAGGAAAAATCTATCATAACTTGGGTTATATTGAAGCAAGAAAAGGAAACTCACAAGCTGCAATAGACTTGTTTAGAAAAAGCTTAGTACATAAAGAAGGACTAGATACAGCGGTTCAAGTAACAACCTTATATTCCTTAATCGAATTCAACTATAAATTTGGAAACTTTGAAGAAGGCAAAAAACTACTTGAACGAGGTATAAAGCTTGTTAAAAAAAATGAATCCTTACAAGACTACTATTATCTCTTTACCTTTTATTCGAATGTCTATACATATGGAATCGACCATGACATAACAGCAGAACATCTATTAAAACAAGTTGTACCTTTTTTTGAAAGGACCAACAAATGGGTTTACCTATCAGAATTCTACCCCATATTAGGAAAGTATTTTGATAAAAAATCTAAATACAAACAATCTTCTAGTTATTACTATTTAGCAAATAAAGCTTTTAAAAAAATTGCACAGTTGGAGGGTTATTTTTTAATTGATTAAAAAATTAGAAGCACGGCACTAATTTTTTACAGTCCTATTTATGTTTAGCGCTTTATCATTCTTTTTAAGGTAGCATCCTCTTTTTGTTTAAAACCACTCGGGAAAACTAGATAAAATTTTGTATTTTTTTCACTTCCTTTCAAAAATTTTATTGTTCTGTACTTTTACAAAATTAACTGCATTTTCCGTGTCCGATTTAGGGATACGTTTCCTATTTTCTTTTTCTATTTTTCCAACAGAACTAGGAAGATAGATAACCTTTTCAAGTCCTTCTACAATCAGTTTTGCGGCTAAAATTACAATGGTAAAACAGGCAATAGGTGCTATAGCAATCCACGGATAGGATGTCCAGATGAATCTCCACCACCCTCCTATTAAACCTGACCATTCGTTTGTTACGGAACGGATTGTAGTTTGCATAAAAAGGTCTTGTTTAGGGGTTCCACCACCTACAAAAATCTCTAGAATTCCAAGGTGTGCGATCAGCAGCATAACAGCAATAAATTCTCTAAAATATATAACGGCAAGTTGCGGTGCCAATATTGGCCTTACATGTTTGGTTAGTACACGAATTTTGCTAGCCCCTAAAATCTTTGCACTCTCAATGAAGTCTTCTTTTAAAACCTTTTCAATCTCAGAAGAAATCAAAACTGTAAGTGATGGAACTGCGATAATTACCAAAACGACAATGTTTATCGTCAATCTTTCAGAAAGAGAAAAAGTAAACTGATCATCTTCTAAATAATCATGTAACAAAACCCATTGAAGTAGAAAGAATGCAATAAAAACTGTAGGAAAAAAGTTAAATGAATTTAGTACATTTCTCAAAAACTTTAACCTGTTTGGAATAAAAGTGCTTACACATATAGCAGCCAATACCGAAACAAGGAGTCGAAGAAACGTTACAATTAACGCAATTCCAATCGTATATTTAGCACCCACCAGTAAGATATGAAAAATGCTGTATCCCGAACTATCTGAACCCAAAGGAGGTAACAGTCTAGGAGAAATAGGTGTCTTAATGATATTGCCATCGTTATCATAAATAATTTTTATGCCAGGTTGAGGAATATGATCGTCGAATACTACTTTATAAAAGATGCTGCCGAAAAAAATAATCATTAGAACCGCTGCACCTGTAAAAAAGCTCTTATTCTTTAATAATCGCTTAATCATTTAAAAGTTCACCTTTTCATTTGTCAGCTGATTAATAAAAAACCTATAGAGATTAAGCAAGAGATAAATTGGTACAAAGAAGAGAACGAGACAGAAAGCGATTACTTCAATATTCGGATAAATAAGAATTACGTAAGTGATTCCATAGATGTTAAACAAACGTTCAAACATTACAAGATTGGACAACATTACCCAGTTAATTGATTTAGCATGATTGTATAAGCTAACAAGTGTGTTCCTAAAAATATGAACAAACAGTAAATAAAGATTAGATAGCCCTTTGCTCAATCCAAATTCGACATAAGTCTTCTGGTACTCGTCTTGATTTAAAAGTACCGATATCTTAAAGAAAAGAATTAACGGTAAGATACTTAGCGTGACTATTGGTAGAAAATACGCTTTTTCAAATGCTCCAGCGACTGGAAATAGTAGGACACCTGTGTTTTTAAAGATTTGTACAACAGAGAATTGAATGACGATAATGATAAAAATATCAGGCAATGCTTCAAGGATGGTTACAATATAGACGATTCGTTCGGACACTTTTTTAGGCAGAAGGATCGTGATGAATGTTAAAAGGTTTCCGAGAAGGAAAGCTAATAGAAGAGAACTGCAAAAAATAATAACAGAATAAATATAATAAGACCAAAATCCAGGAAACAAGTTAAAAGACTCTTTTGTGTAGGGATGCACAAGATCTTGGTAAGGATCTAAAAAGAAATCAAAAATTGATAAACAGTTGTTCCAAAAACTATGAAGATTTAAATCAATCTCTCCTACGAATAACCCAAGAAATGCGCAAATGCCAATGATAGAGAAAGTAACCATTATAAAATTTGCTATAACCTTCAATAAGTTACCCTCCTATTTAATGATCGAGTTAACTTTTGTATTATTTTGTAATTTTATCGTACCTCAAATATACTGTTTGCGGTATTGGGAAAATGTCTATTAATTATGAATACAAACCCTTATGAATTTTTCATACTTTCATAAATAAACAACAGAGGAATGGTAAAAACGCCCGCCAAAAAGTAGTGTTTTCAAAATATGACTTATATTTATATAAAAGTGTATGAATTATACGATAGAAATATCTTCGATTTTCCATCCTACTCCCTCTACATATACTAATTCAGTCTTTATCACCATTTTCTCAGTAGATCCTACACCGTTGTAGTCTGTAGTCACTTTGAACTCATTTAGAAATTCGATCTCTGTTTTAGAGACTTCATGTTTAAAGTGTTTGATGTTCGAGATAGAAGACGAAACGTCCTCTTTGGATTGGGGTATTCCGTTACCTGAAGGATGCGTGGCTCTATAACCTGCTTCTGTCATAAGAGGTTTGATGTTTTGATATCGTTCACTCGGGTTGTCATACGTAAAGAATGACTTTAAAAACTTCTTATTCACTTCTTCCGCCTGGGAGGGCTCTATATTCGAGACCGCTTCTGCTTGTTGTTTATAATTCTCCTGATTGGCCCGTACTTCAGAGAGCTGACTTCTTAGACTGAACACATAAAGGATGACAAGCACCATCATGATGATGAAGCCTGCAAACATGAGAAAAAATGACGTTCTTCGTTCCATGTTTCAACCCTCCTTATAATACACGTCTATATCCTAAGAACGGATACAGCTGTTTCCACTCGGTTACGGATGAATACTCTACCCCGTTGTCGTTCGCGTTGATGAACTGATCGTTTCCGACATACATCCCCACATGACTCGCACCCGCTTTATAGGTAGAGAAGAAGACGAGATCCCCTGGTCTGATTTTTTCTTCTGCCACAGGAACCGTCACTTCATATTGCATTTGTGCTGTCCCGTTTAACGGTTTTCCGCTCAGTCCGAATGCGTATTCGAGTAGTCCTGAACAATCAAATCCTCCTGCAACAGGTTTTCTTCCTCCCCACACATACGGAAACCCTAGATAGTTTTTCATCACATTATGTACGCGTTCCACATCGAACGCTTGATTACCGTTTGAGACGGTCGGACCACTGCCATTCACATAGCGAAGCACATGATCCACGTAATGAACATCCCCATAACTCTCCCAACCTTGTTTAGCTGCCATCATCTCACTAAAAGCAACAGCTACTTCTTTTGAGTACCCACCGTTCTCTTTCGCGTACGGAATGAATCCTGCTCCAAAGTTATACGACTGTAGAGCGATTCTAATATCGCCGTCCGATTTCTTTAACACATCCGCAAAGTACTTGACTCCCGCTTGTATCGAGTACTCTGGGTCGATCAATGCTCCACGTGGAAGTCCAAGTGATTCGGACGACTGCATCACATCCAGATGACGACCACCTGATTCTTGTTGGACAAGAGCGAGTAATAAATCCACCTGTTCAGAGATCCCTTCTTTTTCTGCGTACTTTCGTATGAGCGGTTCCCACCGTAACACTTCTTTTGTAATCTGTGCGTTTCCGTCCGTTGAAGTGCTATAAAAGTCTTCATCTAACTCGGAATCCCCACCAAGCGATAGCGCGACAAAGAGCGCGATACCGATCAGACTCGTGAGAAGTAGAACACCTAGAAGAAGGAGCCATGTGGTGGGTCTTGTTAAAAGATACGCTTTGATTGAACGTTTGGCGGTCTTACGTAACACACTTTGCATGTAAAACTCCTCCTATCCTCAGTGTCTGCCTTCACTTCGCTTGTTTCGGTTATTATTTTCTTGCATCTTCCTCGCATCGATCTGCTTTTGTGCCTCATACCGGGTGATATGCTTTACACTACGAGCACTGCTCTGTTGTGGTCTCTCTTCTCGAACCACATAGTTCGCTCGTTTTGGTTCTGATCTCTTTTCACTATCAGATTCAGGGTTACGATACGATGAAACGGTCGAATTATTATTCTTTGTTGTTCGGGGTTGCTGCGTCTTTCGTTGTTGAGTCTCTTTGTCGCTTTTTCTATCTTGTTTATACTCTTTTAAACTCACAACACCAAACAGACTCTTTCTGGCCTGACTGGTTGCGACCACTTCTCTTTTTCCTTGTGCATGATCGAAGAGCACCCGTTTACTAAAACCGGGTTCTCTTTTGTCTGACTGATTACCATAATTATCTTTACGGAATGTGCCCTGGTTCGAGATGCGTTGTTCTTTGCTGCTGTTGTGTTTAGACTGATGGTTACGACCGTGCGATTTATTCCCCGTCATCCGTTTAGCCACACTATATCCTTTTTCACCAACTTCACTTGCAGCACCCGCTGCTTGAAAGGTCATACGTTCTGCGATCTGTTGACCTTGCACCATCCCGCTTGAAGCCACTTCAAAGATCTCAGAACGATACTTCATAAGTCCCCAGATGATGAGCACGATCAAAAACACGACGAACGCATATCCTTCAATGCCGTTTGATATCTTTACAGATTCATAGACTAAAGTGGCCATTCCGGTAATAACAGCTGTGAGTAACACGAGTCCGCCTTTCATCAGCAACACCCCGATGATCTTTTTAAAGTGGTTAAGAGCCGTCTCACTGAAACTCGGGATGAGTGATAGGATGAGCGGTATGGCGGTAAAGATCACGAGTGCTAAAAACCACACCTGCAATAGAAACTTAAAACTAGACAACAAGATGACCGGTATCGCAAGACTGAACGTCGAGATGATTGTGATGATGAGGTAGCCAAATCTCTCTCCGCTATACTCCGGTGACATTTGTTTATTTTCAAAATCTGAGATTTCCTTTTTTACAATAACTGACCTTTGTTCTAAACCCTCATCTGTATATGGTTTTATCTTAATGAGGTTTTCAAAACGATTCGGGTTTTCTTTATTAACCTCTTTTTCTTTTGTTGTACCATAGTTTAGTAGAGTATACGGACGCTTCACCATGAGGTTAAAGAGCTGGTTTTGTAACACAGCCGTTCCTTCTTGTGCACTGAATGATTCGTTACCGTCTAAGGTGTCCGACGTAAGAAGAACATTAGCCGAACTTGCGATTCCTTCGATGTCTGAGCCCCATTCGTTCAACTGTTGGATGTTACCTGTCGTATCTTCATAAAACCAGAACGTGAAAATCATGATGACGAGTGCTCCGATTATAGCTTTGATGGCATGTCCGCTCTGTTGGTTCACATAATACCGATAAGCAGCCGTTCCACCCACGATAATGATGAAAAGCGATAAAAACGTACTCACCATGATGGTATAGATTCGTTCACTCATCTCACCCGCACTCTTTACCATGAGTGAGATGAGGTCAAAACTCATGAGTTGATTAACGGCATATAACGTAAAAGACGAGATTACTTTATTAAAACTCCATAAACCTGCATTGATAGAGTGAAGTGCCCGGTCTCCTGTTGCTTTGATTCCATCGTCGATGTCCGCTTCTAACTTATAATGGTCTAGCGGGTAATGACTCTGCTCTAGTTCGATCCTTCCGATCTTCTCGATCTTTTTCTCTACCGTCGGTGAGGGGTCGTTGGCGTTCGTACTACTTGGCAGAAGAAGAAACAAAAAGACAAAGAGAATTAAGATTCTTTTAAGGTGGTGCATCAAAACCCCTCCCTTAATCTTTACAATGAATACATTTCTCTAACTCATACTTATCTCTAATTTCCTCACGGTCGATCTTCATACTCTGATCCACATCGATCCTCCACTCATCTCCTTTTTCACGAATGAGAAGTTGGTCTTCTACTGTGTTCTCACCATTAGGGTTGCGAAATGTCGTCATCACATAATACTGATCAGATTCATTGCTTGGATAGATTTCATATTGAATGTCTTCGTATTTTAATCCTGAATCTTTTTGTTTTGCTGTTTTATCTACCTCATAAGATCCGTTTTCATAAACCAGTTTTTGTTGTTGTTTATAGTCACTATCGAAATAAGCTTTCTCCCAATCATAAGCCACTTTAGCTATGTCTTCGGGTTCTGTTCCACTGCAGCCTCCTAATAGGAGTAGAGTTAGTGGTAGTACGAGATATGATTGTTTCATCAGATGAAAGCCTCCTCTGTTTCCCGTCTTCCTTTATCTTCTTCTTTCGTGTTGAACGCGTCTTTCCATTCGTTGAACGGTACATCGATCTGTATCTTGGCCGTGCGACCGTAGATGTCTTCCATCACACATTGTCCTTCACTCAAGTTCTTTAACAGCTCTCGGTTCTCTTTGTTGTCTTCGATGCCAAGAAACTCAATGATGTTCCCCGCTTCTTCAATCGTTTTCGCTTTGAACGAAAACTTGGTTCCGATTCCTTCTTTCACATCTGCACGGTTATAATCAACCGTTGATTGTGTGACGATGTATACAGCAGATCGAAGAGAACGACCCGTTCGAAGCATCTCTTTGATGAGCTTATGACCCTGACCGGTGTTCGTTAACATCCACGCTTCTTCAAAGATCGTGATCTTTGTCTGTGAATCGTCTCGGGCGAACTTTGTTGCGAACTTCGCGAGCGGAATCATGAGTGCGACTGCGATATGTTCATCTCGGGTAGCGGGCTTTTCTCCGTCTTCTGGAAGCGTTAAGTTCTGAATCTGTAAGATGTTCACTTGTTCTTTTAAAGAGATCCCAGACACGTCTCCGTTCGAGAACATGAGTTTCGCGACACCGTTCGTTCCGACTTCATATAACAGATCACCCACGTTCTGTACTTCTTTATCTTCAGAAGACTGAAGATACTTGACGACTTTTAACAGTCCAGGTTTACGTTCTGTTGTTAACACATGACGTACCCCTTTATAGATGGCCGTCTTGATGTTTCTCTCCTGACTCTGAAGTTCTGCTAAGTATTCAAGAATCGCGACCGCGGTATCATGCGCTTCTTCTCCTTCTAAGAAGGTGAGCGGGTCGAGTTTCCCA encodes the following:
- a CDS encoding helix-turn-helix domain-containing protein; the protein is MKSWEKIRYFRKKSNISQNSLSEGICSVSYLSKIENGQNEPSEEILLLLGNRLGIDLSEIEQEDTSIEKIRLWFKYIFKRDILNANKLYTEIKDFNGHKIETTIRYKIIQSLHHLIIESQYSIVEENVRELNLSNEILKETDLFYLSLVKGVYHYYKENYSDSYTYFKKAEQHISKVELQSWEKGYLYYLLALAANKLWKNLICLEYTRAALNIFEELYEFKRCADCRILSGIINQRIENWKEATKQLELAETIADSFSDDKLKGKIYHNLGYIEARKGNSQAAIDLFRKSLVHKEGLDTAVQVTTLYSLIEFNYKFGNFEEGKKLLERGIKLVKKNESLQDYYYLFTFYSNVYTYGIDHDITAEHLLKQVVPFFERTNKWVYLSEFYPILGKYFDKKSKYKQSSSYYYLANKAFKKIAQLEGYFLID
- a CDS encoding ABC transporter permease subunit → MIKRLLKNKSFFTGAAVLMIIFFGSIFYKVVFDDHIPQPGIKIIYDNDGNIIKTPISPRLLPPLGSDSSGYSIFHILLVGAKYTIGIALIVTFLRLLVSVLAAICVSTFIPNRLKFLRNVLNSFNFFPTVFIAFFLLQWVLLHDYLEDDQFTFSLSERLTINIVVLVIIAVPSLTVLISSEIEKVLKEDFIESAKILGASKIRVLTKHVRPILAPQLAVIYFREFIAVMLLIAHLGILEIFVGGGTPKQDLFMQTTIRSVTNEWSGLIGGWWRFIWTSYPWIAIAPIACFTIVILAAKLIVEGLEKVIYLPSSVGKIEKENRKRIPKSDTENAVNFVKVQNNKIFERK
- a CDS encoding CD3337/EF1877 family mobilome membrane protein, which codes for MHHLKRILILFVFLFLLLPSSTNANDPSPTVEKKIEKIGRIELEQSHYPLDHYKLEADIDDGIKATGDRALHSINAGLWSFNKVISSFTLYAVNQLMSFDLISLMVKSAGEMSERIYTIMVSTFLSLFIIIVGGTAAYRYYVNQQSGHAIKAIIGALVIMIFTFWFYEDTTGNIQQLNEWGSDIEGIASSANVLLTSDTLDGNESFSAQEGTAVLQNQLFNLMVKRPYTLLNYGTTKEKEVNKENPNRFENLIKIKPYTDEGLEQRSVIVKKEISDFENKQMSPEYSGERFGYLIITIISTFSLAIPVILLSSFKFLLQVWFLALVIFTAIPLILSLIPSFSETALNHFKKIIGVLLMKGGLVLLTAVITGMATLVYESVKISNGIEGYAFVVFLIVLIIWGLMKYRSEIFEVASSGMVQGQQIAERMTFQAAGAASEVGEKGYSVAKRMTGNKSHGRNHQSKHNSSKEQRISNQGTFRKDNYGNQSDKREPGFSKRVLFDHAQGKREVVATSQARKSLFGVVSLKEYKQDRKSDKETQQRKTQQPRTTKNNNSTVSSYRNPESDSEKRSEPKRANYVVREERPQQSSARSVKHITRYEAQKQIDARKMQENNNRNKRSEGRH
- a CDS encoding lysozyme family protein: MQSVLRKTAKRSIKAYLLTRPTTWLLLLGVLLLTSLIGIALFVALSLGGDSELDEDFYSTSTDGNAQITKEVLRWEPLIRKYAEKEGISEQVDLLLALVQQESGGRHLDVMQSSESLGLPRGALIDPEYSIQAGVKYFADVLKKSDGDIRIALQSYNFGAGFIPYAKENGGYSKEVAVAFSEMMAAKQGWESYGDVHYVDHVLRYVNGSGPTVSNGNQAFDVERVHNVMKNYLGFPYVWGGRKPVAGGFDCSGLLEYAFGLSGKPLNGTAQMQYEVTVPVAEEKIRPGDLVFFSTYKAGASHVGMYVGNDQFINANDNGVEYSSVTEWKQLYPFLGYRRVL